Genomic segment of Avibacterium volantium:
GATTTAGGGTCAGCATTAAACCTACGGTATGCTCAGCCACCGCTTCTGGCGAATAAGCTGGTACACGAACCACTTGAATGCCTAATTCTTGTGCGGCCTTGAGATCCACATTATTAAAACCAGCGCAGCGCAAGGCTACCATTTTTACTCCAAGTGCGGCCAATTTTTCCAAGACTTTTCGGCTGCCATCGTCATTCACAAAAATGCACACCACATCGCAATGTTCTGCCATTTTGGCGGTAGATTCCGTGAGCATAAAATCAAAGAATTCCAGCTCAAATCCATACTTCACATTGACTAATTCTAAATATTTGCGATCGTAGCTTTTGGTGCTATAAACAGCGACTCTCATTCTATTCTCCCTGTTTTGTTATTTTAATTGGGCGAAGGCTTGTAACAGATCCGCTTTGAGATCTTCCACATCTTCCAAGCCCACCGAGAAACGTAGCAGACAGTTGCACACGCCACGGGCAATACGTTCCGCCTCGGGAATATCCATATGGGTTTGAGTTGCTGGATAAGTGATGAAACTTTCTGTGCCACCTAAACTTTCCGCAAAAGTAATCAATTTAATGGCTTTTAAGAATGGATTAACCCAAGCCTCATCTTGCAAACGGAAAGAGAGCATTCCCCCTTTATTTGGATAAAGCACATCTTTCACTTGTGGCTGCTCAGCAAGGAATTTCGCGAGTTCTTGCGCATTTTTTTGATGACGTTCCATACGCAACGCCAAGGTTTTCATTCCACGAATGGTCAAAAAGCTATCAAATGGCGAAAGCACTGCGCCCGCACCATTTTGAATATAAAATAGACGATCACAAAGCTCTTGTCCATTGGCTACCACCAAGCCCACTAAGGCATCATTATGCCCTGCGATATATTTTGTTCCGCTGTGGATCACAATATCCGCGCCACATTCCAAAGGACGGAATAGCACCGGCGTTAAGAATGTATTATCTACGATAAGTAATAAATTGTGCTTTTTCGCCAATTTTGCAATGGCTGGCACATCACATTCTTCCATTAATGGATTTGACGGCGTTTCCACAAAAATCGCTTTGGTATTTGGTGTAATCGCCTGCTCAATGGCGTCAAGAGAGGCCGTATTCACATAAACTGGCTTCACTCCGTGAGTATTTTTATAGGCAAAATCTAATAAACGATAAGTGCCGCCATACACATCGCTAGACACAATCCATTCATCGGGCGCGGCGAATAATTGCATAATTAACTGAATTGCCGCCATACCAGAAGCGCAAGCAAAACCACGTTCGCCGCCTTCTAATTTAGCAATGGTTTCTTCTAAAACAGTGCGCGTAGGGTTTTTCGTACGGGTGTAATCGTATCCCGTGCTTTCTCCAATGCCGTGATGACCATAGGCGGTAGAAAGGAAAATAGGCGTGGAAACTGCCCCTGTTCTTTCATCTGTGCGATTGCCTGCTTGCGCGAGTAGTGTTTCGATTTTGTATTGCTGTGTCATATTATTCCTCGTAAAAATTGCAAAAATTTCACCGCACTTTTATTCAGCAAGAGAGAGAATGATGCCGTGCAGTATGGATAAATAGCATTGCCACATTTTGGCACAAAGGATCGCCTGTTTAAAGTAGATTTTAAATTTAGTTTTGCGATGAGATAAAAAGATTAAAAACGATCTAAAATTATCCATAAATCGCTTTGTTTTAAAGCATATTTACGCATCTTGCATTTTTTTTCATCAATCAATAATATTTTTTCATATTTTTAATTGACAGCGTTCAAGAAGTCAGTAAAATGCACGCCACTGACAGCGAATGTGTTGCAGCGAAAGCGGGAATAGCTCAGTTGGTAGAGCACGACCTTGCCAAGGTCGGGGTCGCGAGTTCGAGCCTCGTTTCCCGCTCCAATTTACGCTACGGCGTGTTAGCAAAGCGGTTATGCACTGGATTGCAAATCCATGTAGCTCGGTTCGACTCCGGGACACGCCTCCATAATGCAACCGCAGTCAGCAATATCACTCAGCCCGAGTGGTGAAATCGGTAGACACAAGGGATTTAAAATCCCTCGACTTTCGAGTCGTGGCGGTTCAAGTCCGCCCTCGGGCACCATTTGAAAACACAAATAAATCAATAAGATAGTCGCCAAGAGTAGCTTTTTTATATCTCATTTTTACCGCACTTTTTCTTTTGGTGCCCATTTGGTGACTATTTTTAGCCTATCTTAAAAATTCTGATAAGCCATTTTCTCTTAATTTGGTGACCAATGGTCACTAAATTTCAGATGTGTGAGCGGTTAGATGTAAATCATTTTATGCGAATTCCCCACGTAAAATAGAAATTCTTTTTATATTTCAATATGATAGGTTTTCGTTTTGATAAAACCAGATCTTTTTTAACTGAAAATCACTGAAATTAACTGTAAATTTTTCAGTTAAGATCACATTTACTTTTTGGGGCTGTAGTAGATTAGCAACAATGCTATACTACAAAAATGAAGATAACATATTGTAAATTAAAGAAATCTATACAGAAAAAACTGCTTGAGTTTTTTGTCGCAGAAGTTACTGCAAGAACAGCAGCAAATTTGCTAGATATTCAACCGAATACAGCCGCTTTGTTCTACCATAAAATCAGGCTTGTGATTGGCTATCATTTATCCCTTGAAGTTAACGAGATTTTTGAGGGGGAAATTGAACTAGACGAAAGCTATTTTGGTGGTCATCGAAAGGGAAAACGAGGACGAGGAGCGGCTGGAAAAGTTGCTGTTTCTGGGTTACTAAAACGACAAGGAAAGGTATTTACTGTTGTGGTTGAAAACACCAAGAGTGAAACATTACTCCCTGTTATTAAAAGAAAAATCAAGCCTGATAGCTGGGTTTATACGGATACTTATCGCAGTTATGATGCGCTTGATGTGAGTGAATTTCACCACGAACGAATCAATCATTCCGAGCTATTTGCGGTGAAACAAAATCATATTAATGGCATTGAAAATTTTTGGAATCAGGCGAAGCGGATACTGCGAAAATATAATGGAATTAACCGAAAAAACTTTCCTTTATTCTTGAAGGAATGTGAATTTCGGTTTAACTTTGGGACACCAAAAGAGCAGTTAAAAATATTGCGAAAATGGTGTGAAATTTAGGTCTAATCTACTACAGCCCCTACTTTTTTCTAAGATCCCTTTTCCGTCCTAGCTTTAGATAATTTTTTTCTATGAAATTTAATCGTAAAATGATTATGTTAGATGATAAAAATGGGCATTGCACCCATTTTGATTTCTTACATTAATGCTCTCTTGTTTTAAAGAACGCGACATCAGGATAACGCTCTTGGGCAAGATTGAGATTGACCATTGTTGGCGCAATATAAGTGAGATTATCCCCCCCATCTAGCGCAAGATTTTGTTCATTTTTGCGTTTAAATTCTTCAAATTTCTTCGCATCATCATATTCCACCCAACGTGCCGTGGCAACATTTACAGTTTCGTAAATGGCTTCCACGTTATATTCTGATTTTAAGCGTGCAACCACCACATCAAATTGTAGCACCCCAACCGCACCAACAATTAAATCATTATTGGTTAATGGGCGGAAAACTTGCACCGCACCTTCTTCGGAAAGTTGCACCAAACCTTTGAGTAATTGCTTTTGTTTGAGCGGATCTTTAAGACGAATGCGGCGGAATAATTCTGGCGCAAAGTTTGGAATGCCAGTGAATTTTAATTCTTCGCCTTGGGTAAAGGTATCGCCAATTTGGATTGTTCCGTGGTTATGCAAGCCGATAATATCACCGGCATAGGCTTCATCTGCGTGGGTGCGATCGCCAGCCATAAAGGTGAGTGCATCAGAAATCACCACATCTTTGCCGATACGAACGTGGCGCAGTTTCATTCCTTTTTCATATTTACCTGAAACAATACGCATAAATGCAACACGGTCGCGGTGCTTAGGATCCATATTGGCTTGGATTTTAAATACAAATCCGGTCAATTTTTCTTCGCTACTTTCTACAATGCGTGTATCCGCTTGGCGAGCTTGCGGCGCGGGAGCCCACTGGGTTAAGCCATCAAGAAAATGATCAACACCAAAGTTACCCAATGCCGTTCCAAAGAACACAGGGGTTAGTTCGCCACTTAAAAAGAGTGGGAGATCGAATTCGTTAGACGCACCTTTCACCAGCTCTAATTCATCGCGTAATTGTTGCGCTAAATCTGAACCTACGGCTTCATCTAACTCAGGATTATCAAGGCCTTTCACCACGCGCACTTCCTGAATGGTATGCCCTTGTCCTGTTTGGTAAAGATAGGTTTCGTCTTTGTATAAATGATACACACCTTTGAAAAGCTTTCCGCAACCAATTGGCCAAGTGATAGGCGCACAATGGATATTTAATACGCTTTCCACTTCGTCCAATAATTCCATTGGATCACGAATATCACGGTCTAACTTATTCATAAAGGTGAGAATTGGCGTGTCGCGCAGACGGGTAACTTCCATCAATTTAATGGTTCGTTCCTCAACCCCTTTTGCGCTGTCAATGACCATTAAGCAGCTATCTACCGCGGTCAAAGTGCGGTAAGTATCTTCCGAGAAATCTTCGTGTCCGGGGGTATCAAGCAAATTCACCAAGCATTCGTTATAAGGAAATTGCATTACGGAGGTGGTGATGGAAATTCCCCGTTGTTTTTCCATTTCCATCCAGTCGGATTTCGCGTGCTGGGCTGAGCCTTTTCCTTTTACTG
This window contains:
- a CDS encoding methionine biosynthesis PLP-dependent protein, with the translated sequence MTQQYKIETLLAQAGNRTDERTGAVSTPIFLSTAYGHHGIGESTGYDYTRTKNPTRTVLEETIAKLEGGERGFACASGMAAIQLIMQLFAAPDEWIVSSDVYGGTYRLLDFAYKNTHGVKPVYVNTASLDAIEQAITPNTKAIFVETPSNPLMEECDVPAIAKLAKKHNLLLIVDNTFLTPVLFRPLECGADIVIHSGTKYIAGHNDALVGLVVANGQELCDRLFYIQNGAGAVLSPFDSFLTIRGMKTLALRMERHQKNAQELAKFLAEQPQVKDVLYPNKGGMLSFRLQDEAWVNPFLKAIKLITFAESLGGTESFITYPATQTHMDIPEAERIARGVCNCLLRFSVGLEDVEDLKADLLQAFAQLK
- a CDS encoding IS1595 family transposase; translation: MKITYCKLKKSIQKKLLEFFVAEVTARTAANLLDIQPNTAALFYHKIRLVIGYHLSLEVNEIFEGEIELDESYFGGHRKGKRGRGAAGKVAVSGLLKRQGKVFTVVVENTKSETLLPVIKRKIKPDSWVYTDTYRSYDALDVSEFHHERINHSELFAVKQNHINGIENFWNQAKRILRKYNGINRKNFPLFLKECEFRFNFGTPKEQLKILRKWCEI
- the prfC gene encoding peptide chain release factor 3 encodes the protein MSVNDYPQQVNKRRTFAIISHPDAGKTTITEKVLLYGNAIQKAGSVKGKGSAQHAKSDWMEMEKQRGISITTSVMQFPYNECLVNLLDTPGHEDFSEDTYRTLTAVDSCLMVIDSAKGVEERTIKLMEVTRLRDTPILTFMNKLDRDIRDPMELLDEVESVLNIHCAPITWPIGCGKLFKGVYHLYKDETYLYQTGQGHTIQEVRVVKGLDNPELDEAVGSDLAQQLRDELELVKGASNEFDLPLFLSGELTPVFFGTALGNFGVDHFLDGLTQWAPAPQARQADTRIVESSEEKLTGFVFKIQANMDPKHRDRVAFMRIVSGKYEKGMKLRHVRIGKDVVISDALTFMAGDRTHADEAYAGDIIGLHNHGTIQIGDTFTQGEELKFTGIPNFAPELFRRIRLKDPLKQKQLLKGLVQLSEEGAVQVFRPLTNNDLIVGAVGVLQFDVVVARLKSEYNVEAIYETVNVATARWVEYDDAKKFEEFKRKNEQNLALDGGDNLTYIAPTMVNLNLAQERYPDVAFFKTREH